In Mobula birostris isolate sMobBir1 chromosome 15, sMobBir1.hap1, whole genome shotgun sequence, the following proteins share a genomic window:
- the LOC140210218 gene encoding eotaxin-like — translation MKAALCVVPILAALWICCFKQAAPAPAAIITLECCETFKTTPIPHRRLKSYKEAPLCPTPAVIFTNRKNMKICTMASAEWVKAAVKYLDRKHQGGRD, via the exons ATGAAGGCAGCGCTCTGCGTGGTCCCAATTTTGGCAGCTCTGTGGATCTGCTGTTTCAAGCAGGCTGCACCCGCTCCAG CCGCAATCATAACGCTAGAATGCTGTGAGACGTTTAAGACAACGCCCATTCCTCACAGGAGGCTTAAGAGTTACAAGGAAGCTCCCTTGTGCCCGACACCTGCCGTCAT ATTCACCAACAGGAAGAATATGAAGATTTGCACTATGGCCAGTGCGGAATGGGTTAAAGCTGCAGTGAAGTACCTGGACAGGAAACACCAGGGTGGCAGAGACTAA